A window of Desulfofundulus luciae contains these coding sequences:
- the topA gene encoding type I DNA topoisomerase — MSKTLVIVESPAKAKSIGKLLGKKYTIKASMGHVRDLPKSQFGVDVEHGFAPKYITIRGKGEIIKELRTAVKKADRVLLASDPDREGEAIAWHLANVLEIDENTPCRIEFNEITKQAVQNAVKAPRPIDYNRVNAQQARRILDRLVGYKLSPLLWRKVKKGLSAGRVQSVAVRLICEREEEINAFVPEEYWTLTAVFSCRGKDPFEARLYKIGDKKAEITSQAQIEEILKELKGVSYRVIKITRKEKSRQPAPPFTTSSLQQEAYRKLNFTARKTMMVAQQLYEGLELGKEGPVGLVTYIRTDSTRVAVQAQMDARAYIQEKFGPEYVPEKPRQVAARGRAQDAHEAIRPTAVEREPEAIKQYLTPDQYKLYKLIWSRFVASQMNPAVIETTSIDITGGRYTFRATGSVVKFPGFTRVYVESRDDETKEEEGVLPAISEGETLEVKSLTPKQHFTQPPPRYTDATLVKVLEEKGIGRPSTYAPILETIIKRGYVVREKKQLVPTELGMVVVDLLKKHFPDIIDVEFTAQMEESLDRIEEGEMDWVRVIQDFYGPFQETLARAEEEIGQVTVSDEVSEEICEQCGRNMVVKRGRYGKFLACPGFPECRNTRPLLEPTGVPCPQCKGELVVRRSKKGRKFYGCSRYPDCDFVVWDEPSGEKCPRCGGLLVIKRGRGEQEELECVNEQCRYRVGRGETARDVTAGSELVEEKPSFDSWHNDALLSLTGEKSGPTATRGTGGRS; from the coding sequence TTGTCCAAAACGCTGGTTATTGTAGAATCGCCTGCCAAAGCAAAAAGCATCGGCAAGTTATTGGGTAAAAAATATACCATCAAAGCCTCTATGGGTCATGTGCGGGATTTGCCCAAGAGTCAGTTCGGGGTGGACGTAGAGCACGGTTTTGCGCCCAAGTACATTACCATCAGGGGCAAGGGGGAAATCATTAAGGAACTCAGGACGGCGGTAAAAAAGGCCGACCGGGTGTTGCTGGCTTCCGACCCCGACCGGGAAGGAGAGGCCATTGCCTGGCATCTGGCCAACGTTTTGGAAATTGACGAGAATACGCCCTGTCGCATTGAGTTTAATGAAATAACCAAGCAGGCCGTGCAAAATGCCGTAAAAGCACCCCGGCCCATCGATTACAACCGGGTGAATGCCCAGCAGGCCCGCCGGATACTGGACAGGCTGGTCGGCTATAAACTGAGCCCCCTGTTGTGGCGCAAGGTCAAGAAAGGTCTTTCAGCCGGCCGGGTCCAGTCCGTGGCGGTGCGGCTGATCTGCGAGCGGGAAGAGGAGATCAACGCCTTTGTTCCCGAAGAATACTGGACCTTAACGGCCGTATTTTCCTGCCGGGGAAAGGATCCCTTTGAGGCCAGACTGTACAAGATTGGGGATAAAAAGGCAGAAATAACCAGCCAGGCGCAGATCGAGGAAATCTTAAAGGAGCTAAAGGGAGTCTCCTACCGGGTCATTAAAATTACCCGCAAGGAGAAAAGCCGGCAGCCGGCCCCGCCCTTTACCACCAGCAGCCTGCAGCAGGAGGCCTACCGCAAGCTCAATTTCACCGCCCGCAAAACCATGATGGTGGCCCAGCAACTTTACGAAGGGCTGGAACTGGGTAAGGAGGGCCCCGTGGGCCTGGTTACCTATATCCGTACCGACTCCACCCGCGTGGCCGTACAGGCCCAAATGGACGCCCGGGCTTACATTCAGGAAAAATTTGGCCCTGAGTATGTCCCGGAAAAGCCACGGCAGGTAGCGGCTAGGGGACGGGCGCAGGATGCCCACGAAGCCATCCGGCCCACCGCGGTGGAACGGGAACCCGAGGCCATTAAGCAGTACCTTACGCCGGATCAGTACAAGCTCTATAAATTAATCTGGTCTCGCTTTGTGGCCAGCCAGATGAACCCGGCCGTTATTGAAACCACCAGCATTGATATTACCGGAGGTCGTTATACTTTCAGGGCTACCGGGTCAGTGGTCAAGTTCCCCGGGTTTACCCGGGTTTATGTGGAATCCCGGGATGACGAAACTAAAGAGGAGGAAGGGGTTCTGCCCGCCATTTCCGAGGGGGAAACCCTGGAGGTCAAATCCCTTACGCCGAAACAGCACTTCACCCAGCCGCCTCCCCGTTATACCGATGCCACCCTGGTGAAGGTGCTGGAGGAAAAAGGGATCGGCCGTCCCAGTACCTATGCACCCATTCTGGAAACAATCATCAAGCGGGGATATGTGGTGCGGGAGAAAAAGCAGCTTGTCCCCACCGAGCTGGGGATGGTAGTGGTAGATTTATTGAAAAAGCATTTTCCCGATATTATTGATGTGGAGTTTACCGCTCAGATGGAGGAAAGCCTGGACCGCATAGAGGAAGGGGAAATGGATTGGGTGCGGGTGATCCAGGACTTTTACGGTCCCTTCCAGGAAACTCTTGCCCGGGCGGAAGAAGAAATCGGTCAGGTGACCGTGTCCGATGAAGTCAGCGAGGAAATCTGCGAACAGTGCGGCCGCAATATGGTGGTCAAAAGGGGCCGCTACGGGAAGTTTCTGGCCTGTCCCGGCTTTCCCGAGTGCCGGAACACCCGGCCCCTGCTGGAGCCTACCGGGGTGCCCTGCCCCCAGTGTAAAGGCGAGCTGGTGGTGCGGCGCAGTAAAAAGGGCCGCAAGTTTTACGGTTGCAGCCGCTACCCCGATTGCGATTTTGTGGTTTGGGATGAGCCCTCCGGCGAAAAATGCCCCCGCTGCGGTGGTCTTCTGGTAATCAAAAGGGGACGGGGTGAACAGGAGGAACTGGAGTGCGTCAATGAGCAGTGCCGGTACCGGGTCGGCAGGGGTGAAACCGCGCGGGATGTGACTGCCGGGAGTGAACTGGTGGAAGAAAAGCCTTCATTTGACTCCTGGCACAACGATGCTTTGCTGTCCTTGACGGGGGAAAAATCAGGCCCCACTGCAACTCGCGGAACTGGAGGAAGAAGTTAA
- the trmFO gene encoding FADH(2)-oxidizing methylenetetrahydrofolate--tRNA-(uracil(54)-C(5))-methyltransferase TrmFO — MAEAVTVIGAGLAGAEAAWQLARRNIPVKLYEMRPHKFTPAHHTGFFAELVCSNSLRAIALENAVGLLKEEMRRLDSLIMACAGKYRVPAGGALAVDREGFARAVTEILESHPLVEVYREEVTDIPPEGIVVLATGPLTSEAMSRSLRDLTGIEYLYFYDAVAPIVTRDSINFDRVFCSSRYGKGEGEYINCPMTREEYERFQEALATAERAPRKEFEKEINFEGCLPIEVLARRGKDAMRYGPLKPVGLIDPRTGRQPYAVVQLRQDNAAGTLYNLVGFQTHLKWDEQKRVFRMIPGLEEAEFVRFGVMHRNTYVNSPILLYPTFECKKRAGLFLAGQMTGVEGYVESAASGLMAGINAARLYRGQRPVVFPPETAHGSMAHYITSADPKHFQPMNVNFGLFLPLDENIKDRRRRNLALAQRALEMLERWKQEVDI; from the coding sequence ATGGCCGAGGCAGTAACGGTTATAGGTGCCGGGCTGGCCGGCGCGGAAGCGGCCTGGCAACTGGCCCGGCGGAACATACCCGTTAAGCTCTACGAGATGCGCCCGCATAAGTTTACCCCGGCCCATCACACTGGCTTCTTTGCCGAGCTGGTGTGCAGCAATTCCTTGAGGGCTATAGCCCTGGAAAATGCTGTGGGCTTGTTAAAAGAGGAAATGCGCCGGCTGGACTCCCTGATCATGGCCTGTGCCGGTAAATACCGGGTGCCGGCCGGGGGTGCCCTGGCCGTGGACCGGGAAGGTTTTGCCCGGGCAGTTACGGAGATCCTGGAAAGCCACCCTTTGGTGGAGGTTTACCGCGAAGAAGTTACTGATATTCCGCCGGAAGGCATAGTGGTTCTGGCCACCGGTCCCCTGACCTCGGAAGCCATGTCCAGGTCCCTGAGGGATTTGACCGGCATAGAGTATCTTTATTTTTACGATGCTGTGGCGCCCATAGTTACCCGGGATTCCATCAATTTCGACAGGGTTTTTTGCTCCTCCCGTTACGGCAAGGGGGAAGGGGAGTACATCAACTGCCCCATGACCAGGGAGGAATACGAGCGTTTTCAGGAAGCCCTGGCCACGGCCGAAAGGGCGCCCCGCAAGGAGTTTGAAAAGGAGATTAATTTTGAGGGCTGTTTGCCCATCGAGGTGCTGGCCCGGCGGGGAAAGGATGCCATGCGCTACGGGCCTTTAAAGCCGGTTGGTTTGATTGACCCCCGCACGGGCCGCCAGCCTTATGCGGTAGTCCAACTGCGCCAGGACAACGCCGCCGGTACCCTTTATAACCTGGTGGGGTTTCAAACCCACCTCAAGTGGGACGAACAAAAACGGGTTTTCCGCATGATCCCGGGGCTGGAAGAAGCGGAATTCGTCCGGTTCGGCGTGATGCACCGCAACACCTATGTCAATTCGCCAATCCTGCTTTATCCCACCTTTGAGTGCAAAAAACGGGCCGGGCTTTTCCTGGCCGGGCAGATGACCGGGGTGGAGGGCTACGTGGAGTCGGCGGCTTCCGGGTTAATGGCCGGTATCAATGCAGCCCGGCTTTACCGGGGCCAGCGGCCCGTGGTTTTTCCTCCAGAGACGGCCCACGGTTCCATGGCCCATTATATTACCAGCGCGGATCCGAAGCATTTTCAACCCATGAATGTTAACTTCGGTTTATTCCTTCCCCTGGATGAAAACATTAAGGACCGGCGCAGGCGCAACCTGGCCCTGGCCCAGCGGGCGCTGGAAATGCTGGAAAGGTGGAAGCAGGAAGTGGATATATAA
- the ligD gene encoding non-homologous end-joining DNA ligase: MEGQASLPLLRPMLATSSRPFDSPGFLYEVKWDGYRVLAYLNGGTLLRSRNLRDITATFPELKELHKCVKNQPAIIDGEIVIFQDGRPSFAALQARGRLEDPFKIKGTARRHPAILMAFDVLYAGGRSLLNEPLRRRKELLAEMIKPGDQVLVSEFVLHHGRAFTAACVARGLEGAMAKHLDSPYLPGRRSPYWRKFRNTREADLVICGYQVGRGRRRLGALLLGGYRGEELVYQGKVGTGFSREEEEHLLELLSRLVIPRPVLTLPPVEVRRTIAVEPVLVCAVEYLDLTAGGLLRHCSYRGLRPDKSPRECHYLLG; encoded by the coding sequence GTGGAGGGGCAGGCATCTCTACCACTGCTGCGGCCCATGCTGGCCACATCATCACGGCCCTTTGACAGCCCAGGTTTTCTCTACGAAGTTAAATGGGACGGCTACCGCGTGCTGGCCTACCTGAACGGCGGTACGCTGTTGCGCTCCCGCAACTTGCGGGATATTACAGCCACTTTCCCTGAATTAAAGGAACTGCATAAATGTGTAAAAAACCAGCCGGCCATTATTGACGGGGAAATCGTCATTTTTCAGGATGGCCGGCCTTCTTTTGCCGCCCTGCAGGCCCGGGGGCGGCTGGAAGATCCTTTCAAGATTAAGGGCACGGCCCGCCGGCACCCTGCCATTCTTATGGCTTTCGATGTGCTTTACGCCGGTGGCCGCTCCCTGTTAAACGAACCTTTACGCCGCCGCAAGGAACTCCTGGCGGAAATGATTAAGCCCGGTGACCAGGTGCTGGTGTCCGAATTTGTTTTGCATCATGGGCGGGCCTTTACTGCCGCCTGCGTTGCCCGGGGTCTGGAAGGTGCCATGGCCAAGCACCTGGACAGCCCCTACCTCCCCGGCCGGCGTTCCCCTTACTGGCGCAAATTCCGCAACACCAGGGAGGCCGATCTGGTCATCTGCGGTTACCAGGTGGGGCGTGGCCGGCGGCGTCTCGGTGCCCTGTTATTGGGTGGATACCGGGGCGAGGAGCTTGTTTACCAGGGCAAGGTAGGTACGGGGTTCAGCCGGGAGGAGGAGGAACACCTGCTGGAACTGTTGTCACGCCTCGTTATACCCCGGCCTGTTCTGACCCTGCCGCCGGTAGAGGTTCGGCGCACCATCGCGGTGGAACCAGTACTGGTTTGCGCCGTAGAGTATCTTGACTTAACAGCCGGTGGCCTACTGCGGCATTGCAGCTACCGGGGTTTGCGACCGGATAAATCACCCCGGGAATGCCATTATCTTCTGGGGTAA
- the xerC gene encoding tyrosine recombinase XerC produces the protein MYPYIDNFIYYLQLEKNASPHTLDNYQRDLFQGLDFFARALGKPDHLVLPEDINRQLLRAFLAHLQSQGFSRATIARKLATWRSFFRYLTREEVLTANPAGHLSSPKIERKLPRFLFADECRALVEAPPDDTPLGRRDRALLETLYAGGMRVGELVALNLDDVDLTRATIRVAGKGARERLLPVGAFAVRALENYLLTGRPALATARSGEALFLNYRGERLSVRGVRKIIDKYVHQICLDRQVSPHVLRHSFATHLLDNGADLRAVQELLGHVRLSTTQIYTHVTRERLKEVYRRAHPRSQLRCSEVEMNRPF, from the coding sequence TTGTATCCGTACATAGACAACTTTATCTACTATCTCCAGCTGGAAAAGAACGCCTCCCCCCATACGCTGGATAACTACCAGCGGGATCTCTTCCAGGGTCTGGATTTTTTCGCCCGGGCTCTGGGAAAACCCGATCACCTGGTTTTACCCGAAGACATCAATCGCCAATTGCTGCGGGCTTTTTTAGCCCACCTGCAGTCCCAGGGGTTTTCCCGGGCCACCATTGCCCGGAAACTGGCCACCTGGCGTTCTTTTTTCCGTTATCTAACCCGTGAAGAAGTGTTAACCGCCAACCCTGCCGGCCACCTTTCTTCCCCGAAAATTGAACGGAAGTTGCCCCGGTTTCTCTTTGCCGATGAATGCCGGGCCCTGGTTGAGGCACCCCCGGACGACACTCCCCTGGGCCGGCGGGACCGGGCACTGCTGGAGACCCTTTACGCCGGCGGCATGCGGGTGGGGGAGCTGGTTGCCTTAAACCTGGATGACGTGGATCTGACCCGTGCCACCATACGGGTGGCCGGTAAGGGTGCCCGGGAACGTCTGCTGCCTGTCGGTGCGTTTGCAGTACGGGCCCTGGAAAATTACCTCCTGACCGGCCGGCCGGCTCTGGCAACTGCACGCTCAGGGGAAGCCCTCTTTCTCAATTACCGGGGTGAGAGGCTTTCGGTACGAGGGGTAAGGAAAATAATCGATAAATATGTCCATCAGATATGCCTGGATCGGCAGGTGAGCCCCCACGTGCTGCGCCATTCCTTTGCCACCCATTTGCTGGACAACGGGGCCGATTTGCGGGCCGTGCAGGAATTGCTGGGACACGTGCGCCTGTCCACCACCCAGATTTATACCCATGTCACCAGGGAACGATTAAAGGAAGTTTACCGCCGTGCCCACCCCAGGAGCCAATTGCGATGCTCGGAAGTAGAGATGAATAGGCCGTTTTAG
- a CDS encoding spore germination protein: MPVIIGAFKINQIQAGGTFNLGEVNISASKNTMDLSADQGSFNVGDFNIAILKHIDLSTTLQGIGRGLHVDSDLIDKQI, encoded by the coding sequence ATGCCCGTAATTATTGGCGCTTTTAAAATAAATCAGATTCAGGCCGGAGGAACCTTTAATCTGGGGGAGGTTAATATCTCCGCCAGTAAGAACACCATGGATCTTAGCGCAGATCAGGGTTCCTTTAACGTGGGCGATTTTAATATTGCTATACTCAAGCATATCGATCTCTCCACTACCCTGCAGGGCATTGGACGGGGTCTTCACGTGGATTCAGATTTAATCGATAAACAGATTTAA
- a CDS encoding spore germination protein has protein sequence MVTIIIGTIKVNSIQSGGTLIVGERVVCLPTSEMTVQAGPGSLNSGDGNMYGTYPLEKLPRQKAAKSLK, from the coding sequence ATGGTGACCATCATTATCGGCACCATCAAGGTCAACAGCATCCAGTCCGGCGGTACGCTGATCGTGGGCGAGCGGGTGGTTTGCCTGCCCACCAGTGAAATGACGGTCCAGGCCGGCCCGGGTTCCCTGAACTCCGGTGATGGAAACATGTACGGCACTTATCCCCTTGAAAAGTTACCAAGGCAAAAGGCGGCCAAATCCCTTAAATAG
- the dprA gene encoding DNA-processing protein DprA, protein MPFQPEVSVVDEKVYWMGWQYLLPGSAKRIWNLVERFGSPGAAWMASGEALVTRGGFEPRGAAHLVRRRSELDLQEELARLQEQNITYITFEDGDYPQLLRVIFDPPPGLFVRGTLPPPGGQAVAVVGSRRPTPYGVTVAEKLGGELARAGVTVVSGMARGIDSAAHRGALAAGGRTVAVLGCGVDVVYPRENKRLMDEIIEAGAVISEFPPGSPPEAWHFPVRNRIISGLSRATVVVEAAEKSGALITADLALDQGRDVMAVPGPVTSPQSRGPNQLIKQGARLVESVADVLEELGITCLFPGKHLQSPVMPRLTTEEETVYGMLSGDPVPVDIIIENTGLATQQVLSALMFLEVKGLVRQFPGRLYARREKPTRF, encoded by the coding sequence ATGCCTTTTCAACCCGAGGTGAGCGTGGTGGATGAGAAAGTCTACTGGATGGGCTGGCAGTATCTCCTGCCCGGTAGTGCCAAGCGTATCTGGAACTTAGTGGAAAGGTTTGGTTCCCCCGGGGCGGCCTGGATGGCCTCCGGGGAAGCTCTGGTCACCAGGGGCGGTTTTGAGCCCCGGGGGGCGGCGCACCTGGTGCGCCGCCGCTCTGAACTGGATCTCCAGGAAGAACTGGCCCGGTTACAGGAACAAAACATAACCTATATCACCTTTGAGGATGGTGACTATCCCCAGTTGCTGCGGGTCATTTTTGATCCCCCGCCCGGTCTTTTTGTCCGGGGTACCCTGCCCCCGCCCGGTGGGCAGGCGGTGGCCGTCGTGGGTTCCCGGCGGCCCACCCCCTACGGTGTGACTGTGGCCGAGAAATTGGGCGGGGAACTGGCCCGGGCGGGGGTAACCGTGGTGAGCGGCATGGCCCGGGGGATTGACAGCGCCGCCCACCGGGGTGCCCTGGCGGCCGGGGGACGGACGGTGGCCGTGCTGGGTTGCGGCGTCGATGTGGTTTACCCCCGGGAAAACAAGCGGCTGATGGACGAAATTATCGAAGCCGGGGCGGTGATCAGCGAGTTTCCCCCCGGTTCTCCCCCCGAGGCGTGGCACTTTCCGGTACGCAACCGGATCATCAGCGGTTTATCCCGGGCCACGGTGGTGGTGGAAGCCGCGGAGAAAAGCGGCGCCCTCATTACGGCGGACCTGGCCCTGGACCAGGGGCGGGATGTGATGGCCGTGCCCGGTCCCGTAACCAGCCCGCAAAGCCGCGGTCCCAACCAGTTAATCAAGCAGGGTGCCCGGCTGGTGGAAAGCGTGGCGGATGTCCTGGAGGAACTGGGCATCACCTGCCTTTTCCCGGGAAAACATCTTCAGTCCCCGGTAATGCCCAGGCTTACTACCGAGGAGGAAACGGTTTACGGGATGCTGTCTGGTGACCCCGTACCGGTGGATATAATTATTGAAAATACGGGACTGGCCACGCAACAGGTGTTGTCCGCCCTGATGTTTCTGGAGGTCAAGGGCCTGGTCAGGCAGTTTCCCGGCCGGCTCTACGCCCGGCGTGAAAAACCCACCCGGTTCTAA
- a CDS encoding Hsp20/alpha crystallin family protein produces the protein MNEEKNNFLLQLLSIRENILKKIQPSLLNLAELAALDWMGKDTKREHNSPVPAHVHELGDEIIAVVEIPGLQRREDLHLSVRTSSLEIRGRRFKRLPEPKSQATVLPAGTAEEFQQVVNFPCPVRPETATASYRHGLLEVRVKKAPHTSNDNVIIQFL, from the coding sequence GTGAATGAAGAAAAAAATAACTTTCTTTTGCAGCTTCTAAGTATCCGGGAAAATATACTCAAAAAGATTCAACCCTCCCTGTTGAACCTGGCGGAGCTGGCGGCATTGGACTGGATGGGTAAAGACACGAAAAGAGAGCATAATTCCCCTGTTCCCGCCCACGTTCATGAGCTGGGTGACGAAATCATCGCCGTGGTCGAGATCCCGGGATTGCAGAGGCGGGAAGACCTGCATCTTTCGGTCAGGACCAGCAGTTTGGAAATCCGCGGCCGCCGTTTTAAAAGGCTCCCGGAACCCAAAAGCCAGGCTACGGTGCTGCCTGCCGGGACGGCAGAAGAATTTCAGCAAGTAGTAAATTTCCCCTGCCCCGTGAGGCCGGAGACGGCCACGGCCTCTTACCGCCACGGCTTACTGGAGGTGCGGGTGAAAAAAGCTCCCCATACCAGCAATGACAATGTTATTATCCAGTTTCTGTAA
- the ligD gene encoding non-homologous end-joining DNA ligase, which yields MDQEMSKVLGKSLSFTNLDKLFWPEEGLTKAHLIKYYSDIAPFLLPYIHNRPLVMKRYPDGISGEAFYQKECPDYAPDWIETFPVHHSERIINYIICNDLATLLWLANQACIEVHAWLSIRDNIECPDIAVMDLDPAQGATFRDILRVALLVREALAEFGLQAFAKTSGARGLHLFIPIRPVYPFRDVARAMEYIAQLVNRVYPARTTLERAVPKRKGKVYLDYLQNGRGKTMAFPYSLRPLPGAPVSTPLTWDEVQSLNVNPVDFNINTIFERLKEAGDLFRDLLVQEQSLDAILDMLARPSGLTLGTEG from the coding sequence ATGGACCAGGAGATGAGCAAGGTTTTGGGAAAATCCCTTTCCTTTACCAACCTGGACAAGCTGTTCTGGCCCGAAGAAGGTTTAACCAAAGCTCATTTGATAAAATACTACAGCGATATAGCTCCCTTTTTGCTGCCGTATATTCATAACCGCCCCCTGGTCATGAAACGCTATCCCGACGGCATCAGCGGGGAAGCTTTTTATCAGAAGGAATGTCCTGATTATGCTCCCGATTGGATTGAAACCTTTCCCGTCCACCATTCGGAGAGGATAATCAACTACATAATCTGCAACGATCTGGCCACTTTACTTTGGCTTGCCAACCAGGCCTGCATTGAAGTGCACGCCTGGCTGTCTATACGGGACAATATAGAGTGTCCCGATATTGCCGTAATGGACCTGGATCCGGCTCAAGGCGCCACTTTCAGGGACATCCTGCGGGTTGCCCTTTTGGTGCGTGAAGCCCTGGCGGAGTTTGGCCTCCAGGCTTTCGCCAAAACATCCGGGGCCAGGGGATTGCACCTGTTCATCCCCATCCGGCCGGTATATCCTTTCCGGGATGTCGCCCGGGCCATGGAGTATATCGCCCAACTGGTCAACCGGGTCTATCCCGCCCGGACCACCCTGGAACGCGCAGTGCCCAAGAGAAAGGGGAAAGTTTACCTGGACTATTTACAGAACGGGCGCGGTAAAACCATGGCCTTTCCTTACAGCCTGCGCCCTTTGCCCGGCGCCCCTGTTTCAACCCCTCTGACCTGGGATGAGGTCCAGTCCCTGAACGTGAACCCGGTCGACTTTAACATAAACACTATTTTTGAGCGCCTGAAGGAAGCCGGGGATCTTTTCAGAGACCTCCTGGTGCAGGAGCAAAGCCTGGACGCCATTCTGGACATGCTGGCCAGGCCCAGTGGATTAACGTTGGGGACGGAAGGTTAA
- the hslV gene encoding ATP-dependent protease subunit HslV — translation MFHSTTIVAVHKDGRVALAGDGQVTFGQHTILKHQAKKIRRLHNNRVLAGFAGSVADAFTLFEKFEGKLEAHHGQLQRAAVELAKEWRMDKFLRRLEALLVVADRQHLLVLSGGGEVIEPDDGIAAIGSGGPYALAAARALAKHTDLSAGEIAREALLIAAGICVYTNDRITVEEL, via the coding sequence ATGTTTCATTCCACGACTATTGTGGCGGTCCATAAGGATGGCCGGGTAGCCCTGGCCGGGGACGGCCAGGTGACTTTCGGCCAGCATACTATATTGAAACACCAGGCGAAAAAGATTCGCCGCCTGCACAATAACCGGGTGCTCGCCGGCTTTGCCGGTTCCGTAGCCGACGCCTTCACCTTATTTGAGAAGTTTGAAGGAAAGCTGGAAGCCCATCACGGCCAGCTCCAGCGAGCCGCCGTGGAACTGGCCAAGGAATGGCGCATGGATAAGTTCTTGCGCCGCCTGGAAGCCCTCCTGGTGGTAGCCGACCGGCAGCACCTGCTGGTCCTTTCCGGGGGTGGGGAGGTTATTGAGCCCGATGATGGGATTGCGGCCATTGGCTCGGGAGGTCCCTACGCCCTGGCCGCCGCCCGGGCCCTGGCCAAACATACGGATCTTTCCGCCGGGGAAATCGCCCGGGAAGCCCTGTTGATTGCCGCGGGCATTTGCGTTTATACCAACGACCGCATTACTGTGGAGGAGCTGTAA